A window from Sphingobacterium hotanense encodes these proteins:
- a CDS encoding ISAon1 family transposase N-terminal region protein, with translation MHESFNALMPLIIPEGVSDYFEMTHYSKEEKRLDIFLEEVNTTPEEYQGQKLISKGFFEPVTLQDFPIRGMQVYLHVKRRRWLNQDTDKVVYRNWELVAKGTRITQDFAAFLKGISGQPGS, from the coding sequence ATGCACGAATCTTTCAACGCTTTAATGCCCTTAATTATTCCCGAAGGAGTTTCCGATTATTTTGAGATGACCCACTATTCCAAAGAAGAAAAAAGACTGGATATCTTTCTGGAGGAAGTCAATACTACACCTGAAGAATATCAAGGCCAGAAGTTGATTTCCAAGGGGTTTTTCGAACCCGTTACCCTTCAAGATTTTCCTATCCGTGGCATGCAGGTCTATCTTCATGTCAAGCGCCGCAGGTGGCTCAACCAGGATACCGATAAAGTAGTCTACAGAAATTGGGAACTAGTAGCCAAAGGGACGCGCATCACACAGGATTTCGCAGCTTTTTTAAAAGGTATCAGCGGACAACCAGGCTCATAG
- a CDS encoding ISAon1 family transposase yields the protein MSASKLRRYYRNKLSGFQDWEHRENARDGLIFPQNVSGHLSIDETCLSHGELYTVVTNKEARGKKGTIVAILNGTKSENIIPILQKIPQRLRNKVQEITLDLAGNMGLIAKRCFPNAVQVIDRFHVQQLATEALQEIRIKHRWQAIDDENQAIDQARKNKETYFPEVLSNSDTIKQLLARSRYLLYKSEHKWTLEQRERAAVLFERYPDIEKAYRLSQELSWIFNTTIDKIYAFTRLAKWADKVEQAGFKSFNTVSRTINIHHKKILNYFDNKSTNASAESFNAKIKAFRSQFRGVGDINFFLFRLTKLFA from the coding sequence ATATCAGCCAGTAAACTAAGGAGATACTACCGCAATAAACTGAGCGGTTTCCAGGATTGGGAGCATCGCGAAAATGCGCGAGATGGATTGATCTTCCCACAGAATGTCAGCGGCCATCTTTCTATTGACGAGACCTGCCTATCCCATGGCGAGCTCTATACCGTTGTCACCAATAAAGAAGCACGGGGCAAAAAAGGGACTATTGTAGCCATACTGAACGGGACAAAATCAGAGAACATTATCCCGATCCTTCAAAAGATCCCACAGAGATTACGAAATAAAGTTCAAGAGATAACGCTTGATCTAGCCGGTAATATGGGATTGATAGCCAAAAGATGCTTTCCCAATGCTGTTCAGGTAATAGACCGTTTCCATGTTCAGCAACTTGCTACCGAAGCGCTTCAGGAAATAAGGATAAAGCACCGCTGGCAGGCCATTGACGATGAAAATCAGGCAATTGACCAAGCACGAAAGAATAAAGAAACCTATTTTCCGGAAGTCCTATCCAACAGTGACACCATCAAACAGTTACTTGCAAGAAGCCGATACCTGCTTTATAAAAGTGAACATAAATGGACTTTGGAGCAAAGAGAAAGGGCTGCTGTACTCTTTGAGCGATATCCTGATATTGAAAAGGCGTACAGGCTATCCCAAGAACTCTCTTGGATATTCAACACCACCATAGATAAGATCTACGCTTTTACTAGGTTGGCAAAATGGGCGGATAAAGTGGAACAGGCCGGCTTCAAGTCATTCAACACCGTCTCCAGAACCATAAATATCCATCACAAAAAAATATTGAACTACTTCGACAACAAGAGTACAAATGCTTCAGCAGAATCTTTCAATGCAAAGATAAAAGCTTTCAGAAGTCAATTTAGAGGTGTAGGTGACATTAATTTCTTCCTGTTCAGATTGACCAAATTATTTGCGTAA
- a CDS encoding TIGR01212 family radical SAM protein (This family includes YhcC from E. coli K-12, an uncharacterized radical SAM protein.) — translation MATQLDNGVKPYNHYGAYLKEKYNGQRVFKVIVDGNFTCPNRDGSKGYGGCTYCNVDSFTPDTARKIPSIREQVENGIERARNSYGAEKFIIYFQPNTNTYAPTHLLKMMYDEALSICPEHTLGLSVGTRPDCLDFEKIALLESYTHRYDVDLEMGMESIYNDTLERINRGCSHDEFLSTMKMLENTSLELCVHTIFGFPWETEEMMLKYAEEINKHPKIKFVKLHHLHIVEGSIMGVKYKREPFHLFSIEEYTEFLSKFIPLLRPDIIIQRIFGIADKELLIAPNWGFPKSGIQTKIDKGLEERGVKQGSAYSLS, via the coding sequence ATGGCGACGCAACTAGATAATGGAGTTAAACCTTATAATCACTATGGTGCTTATTTGAAGGAGAAGTATAATGGGCAGCGAGTGTTCAAGGTTATTGTGGATGGTAATTTTACTTGTCCTAATCGGGATGGTTCGAAGGGATATGGCGGATGTACATACTGCAATGTAGACTCTTTTACACCAGATACGGCTCGCAAGATTCCATCTATCAGAGAGCAAGTGGAGAACGGGATTGAGCGGGCTCGAAATAGTTATGGTGCTGAGAAGTTCATTATTTATTTTCAACCAAACACAAACACTTACGCACCTACGCATTTACTGAAGATGATGTATGACGAGGCTTTAAGCATATGCCCGGAACATACCCTGGGGCTTTCGGTTGGTACTCGTCCTGATTGTCTTGATTTCGAAAAGATAGCTTTGTTGGAGAGTTATACTCATCGCTATGATGTTGACTTAGAGATGGGCATGGAGTCTATCTACAACGATACACTAGAGCGGATTAATCGCGGATGCTCTCACGATGAATTCTTGTCTACTATGAAGATGCTAGAGAATACATCTTTAGAGCTATGTGTGCATACGATCTTTGGATTCCCTTGGGAGACGGAAGAGATGATGCTTAAATACGCGGAAGAAATCAATAAACATCCGAAGATTAAGTTTGTTAAATTACATCACTTACATATTGTTGAGGGCTCCATCATGGGCGTTAAATATAAGCGAGAGCCATTCCACTTATTTAGCATCGAGGAGTATACAGAGTTCCTGAGCAAGTTTATTCCGCTTCTGCGTCCGGATATCATCATTCAACGTATTTTCGGGATTGCAGACAAAGAACTGTTAATTGCACCCAATTGGGGATTCCCGAAATCCGGTATTCAGACGAAAATTGATAAAGGTTTAGAAGAAAGAGGAGTGAAGCAAGGTTCAGCTTACTCATTATCATAA
- a CDS encoding IS110 family RNA-guided transposase: protein MAVSGLPFILDRGCGLDVHKDTVVATIKGSDFDTETKTFLTFTDDLYDLVQWLQSHSITQVAMESTGVYWRPVYAVLEDYFHILLVNARHIKNVPGQKTDKKDSEWIAKLLLSGLLKGSFIPAQHIRELRELYRHRRKLIAMRTAEKNRLQNILESANVKLRSVVSDVFGVSAMEMVRSMAKGQSDPLLLASMAKGSLVKKHAELIKALTGKVTDHHRFMLTLILQSIDHINLQIAQSEAQMEQYARIMYRELELLETIPGVSSKVALGIVSEIGTDMTQFATHQNLSSWAGVCPGNNESAGKKYSSRTTHGNKYLKTTLVEAAWVASRSKANPLLAVKHHQIAARRGHKKATIAIAHKILTAAYHVLRDMEPYQLHPQDIKILENRRLKRIDRLQKQLSTLKNTSYK from the coding sequence ATGGCTGTCAGCGGATTACCCTTTATTCTTGATCGTGGCTGTGGACTGGATGTCCATAAAGACACAGTAGTTGCTACCATTAAAGGTAGTGATTTTGATACAGAGACAAAAACCTTCTTAACTTTTACGGATGACCTGTATGATTTAGTGCAATGGCTTCAATCCCATTCCATTACACAGGTTGCCATGGAGAGCACCGGTGTTTACTGGCGACCGGTTTACGCGGTTTTGGAAGATTACTTTCACATTTTGTTGGTCAATGCCCGCCACATCAAGAATGTTCCGGGGCAGAAGACCGATAAGAAGGATAGCGAATGGATCGCCAAACTGCTTCTTTCCGGTCTACTGAAGGGTAGCTTCATTCCAGCACAACATATCCGGGAGCTCAGGGAGCTCTACCGACATAGACGCAAGCTGATCGCGATGCGGACTGCAGAAAAGAACCGGTTGCAGAACATCCTTGAATCTGCCAACGTCAAACTGCGGAGCGTGGTCAGCGACGTATTCGGTGTAAGCGCCATGGAAATGGTCCGATCCATGGCTAAAGGTCAGAGCGATCCTTTGCTGTTGGCAAGCATGGCCAAGGGTTCACTGGTCAAGAAACACGCAGAACTGATTAAAGCACTTACTGGCAAGGTCACAGATCACCACCGCTTCATGTTGACCCTTATACTGCAATCCATCGATCATATCAATCTACAAATAGCACAATCAGAGGCTCAGATGGAACAGTACGCAAGGATCATGTATCGGGAGCTGGAACTACTGGAGACTATTCCGGGAGTGTCTTCCAAAGTAGCATTAGGAATCGTCTCAGAGATCGGTACGGACATGACCCAATTTGCAACACATCAGAACCTTTCCTCATGGGCTGGTGTTTGCCCGGGCAACAATGAGAGTGCAGGAAAAAAGTATTCCTCCAGAACAACACATGGAAATAAGTATCTCAAGACGACGCTCGTAGAGGCCGCATGGGTAGCTTCTAGATCCAAGGCCAATCCCTTACTTGCAGTCAAGCATCACCAGATCGCTGCCCGAAGAGGACATAAGAAGGCGACAATAGCCATTGCACATAAGATATTGACCGCTGCATACCATGTGCTGAGGGACATGGAACCCTATCAATTACATCCCCAGGATATAAAAATACTGGAAAATAGAAGACTTAAAAGAATTGACAGATTACAGAAACAATTGAGTACCCTGAAGAACACGTCTTATAAATAA
- a CDS encoding IS110 family RNA-guided transposase yields the protein MAVSGLPFILDRGCGLDVHKDTVVATIKGSDFDTETKTFLTFTDDLYDLVQWLQSHSITQVAMESTGVYWRPVYAVLEDYFHILLVNARHIKNVPGQKTDKKDSEWISKLLLSGLLKGSFIPAQHIRELRELYRHRRKLIAMRTAEKNRLQNILESANVKLRSVVSDVFGVSAMEMVRSMAKGQSDPLLLASMAKGSLVKKHAELIKALTGKVTDHHRFMLTLILQSIDHINLQIAQSEAQMEQYARIMYRELELLETIPGVSSKVALGIVSEIGTDMTQFATHQNLSSWAGVCPGNNESAGKKYSSRTTHGNKYLKTTLVEAAWVASRSKANPLLAVKHHQIAARRGHKKATIAIAHKILTAAYHVLRDMEPYQLHPQDIKILENRRLKRIDRLQKQLSTLKNTSYK from the coding sequence ATGGCTGTCAGCGGATTACCCTTTATTCTTGATCGTGGCTGTGGACTGGATGTCCATAAAGACACAGTAGTTGCTACCATTAAAGGTAGTGATTTTGATACAGAGACAAAAACCTTCTTAACTTTTACGGATGACCTGTATGATTTAGTGCAATGGCTTCAATCCCATTCCATTACACAGGTTGCCATGGAGAGCACCGGTGTTTACTGGCGACCGGTTTACGCGGTTTTGGAAGATTACTTTCACATTTTGTTGGTCAATGCCCGCCACATCAAGAATGTTCCGGGGCAGAAGACCGATAAGAAGGATAGCGAATGGATCTCCAAACTGCTTCTTTCCGGTCTACTGAAGGGTAGCTTCATTCCAGCACAACATATCCGGGAGCTCAGGGAGCTCTACCGACATAGACGCAAGCTGATCGCGATGCGGACTGCAGAAAAGAACCGGTTGCAGAACATCCTTGAATCTGCCAACGTCAAACTGCGGAGCGTGGTCAGCGACGTATTCGGTGTAAGCGCCATGGAAATGGTCCGATCCATGGCTAAAGGTCAGAGCGATCCTTTGCTGTTGGCAAGCATGGCCAAGGGTTCACTGGTCAAGAAACACGCAGAACTGATTAAAGCACTTACTGGCAAGGTCACAGATCACCACCGCTTCATGTTGACCCTTATACTGCAATCCATCGATCATATCAATCTACAAATAGCACAATCAGAGGCTCAGATGGAACAGTACGCAAGGATCATGTATCGGGAGCTGGAACTACTGGAGACTATTCCGGGAGTGTCTTCCAAAGTAGCATTAGGAATCGTCTCAGAGATCGGTACGGACATGACCCAATTTGCAACACATCAGAACCTTTCCTCATGGGCTGGTGTTTGCCCGGGCAACAATGAGAGTGCAGGAAAAAAGTATTCCTCCAGAACAACACATGGAAATAAGTATCTCAAGACAACGCTCGTAGAGGCCGCATGGGTAGCTTCTAGATCCAAGGCCAATCCCTTACTTGCAGTCAAGCATCACCAGATCGCTGCCCGAAGAGGACATAAGAAGGCGACAATAGCCATTGCACATAAGATATTGACCGCTGCATACCATGTGCTGAGGGACATGGAACCCTATCAATTACATCCCCAGGATATAAAAATACTGGAAAATAGAAGACTTAAAAGAATTGACAGATTACAGAAACAATTGAGTACCCTGAAGAACACGTCTTATAAATAA
- a CDS encoding pyrophosphohydrolase domain-containing protein, which yields MTDPKCLTSVAEFHKTFQHPILDSPTIPSETRCKLRVSLIAEELKELQEAIDDKDIVEIADALADIQYVLSGAILEFGLAEKFNDLFNEVQRSNMSKACKTVEEAVATQEHYRAKGVESYYKEIDGKFLVFRKGDDKTLKSIAYSPADLKSIIER from the coding sequence ATGACAGATCCAAAGTGTTTAACATCGGTTGCAGAATTTCATAAAACATTTCAACATCCGATTTTAGATTCGCCAACAATCCCTTCAGAAACAAGATGTAAACTACGGGTATCCTTGATAGCAGAGGAATTGAAAGAACTTCAAGAGGCTATTGATGATAAAGATATCGTAGAAATTGCAGATGCTCTAGCTGATATTCAATACGTATTATCGGGCGCAATTTTAGAATTTGGACTTGCTGAAAAGTTTAACGATCTGTTTAATGAAGTGCAGCGCTCGAATATGAGCAAAGCTTGTAAGACGGTAGAGGAAGCTGTAGCAACCCAAGAACACTACCGCGCAAAAGGCGTGGAATCCTATTACAAAGAAATTGACGGCAAGTTCTTAGTATTCCGCAAAGGCGATGACAAGACTTTGAAATCAATTGCATATTCGCCTGCTGATCTAAAGTCTATTATTGAAAGATAA
- a CDS encoding pseudouridine synthase, whose translation MPFSSNRNSREDNSKKPRSNSDSFRGDKRSSFNSSRDSKSGRPDQDRKFNKFDKSGSRDNKFERGNRDDKFDRSNRDNKFERPNRDNKFDRPSRDGNFDRSSRDNRYDRPSRDGNFDRPSRDNKFDRPSRDGKFERPSRDNKFDRPARDNKFDRPSRDNKFDRPSRDGKFSKPSGDRKFGKPRFGNDDKGYGDRRPSRRFEDGDQNRDFRDRRDDRRDDRNDGRARRSASPDRKFQADANDDGLIRLNRYIANSGICSRRKADELIEAGVISVNGEVVTELGSKVDPAKDEIRYNDERLKREKMVYVLLNKPKDYITTTDDPQERKTVMHLVSKATKERIYPVGRLDRNTTGLLLLTNDGNLAEKLSHPRNNISKIYQVELSKNLTQGDFNKIQFGIELEDGFIKPDDLSFVVGASKREIGIQIHSGKNRIVRRIFESLGYEVVKLDRVVYANLTKKDLPRGRWRYLEEKEVVQLKHLMK comes from the coding sequence ATGCCATTTAGCAGCAACAGGAACAGTCGAGAGGACAACTCCAAAAAACCAAGAAGCAACTCAGATAGCTTCCGCGGGGATAAAAGATCATCTTTTAACTCCTCAAGAGATTCTAAATCTGGTAGACCAGACCAGGACCGCAAATTCAACAAATTCGACAAATCAGGATCACGCGATAACAAATTCGAAAGAGGAAATCGCGATGACAAGTTCGACCGCTCGAATAGAGACAACAAATTCGAAAGACCTAACAGAGATAATAAATTCGACCGTCCGAGCAGAGATGGCAATTTCGACAGATCTTCTCGCGACAATAGATATGACCGCCCAAGCAGAGACGGTAATTTCGACAGACCTTCTCGCGACAACAAATTTGACCGCCCAAGTAGAGACGGAAAATTTGAAAGACCGAGCAGAGATAACAAGTTTGATAGACCGGCTAGAGATAATAAATTCGATAGACCTTCTAGAGACAATAAATTTGACAGACCATCTCGTGATGGCAAGTTTAGCAAGCCATCAGGCGACCGTAAATTCGGGAAACCTAGATTTGGCAACGACGATAAAGGCTATGGCGATAGACGCCCATCTAGAAGATTCGAAGATGGTGACCAAAATAGAGACTTCCGCGATCGTAGAGATGACCGCAGAGACGACCGTAACGATGGAAGAGCAAGAAGATCTGCTTCTCCTGACAGAAAATTCCAAGCAGATGCTAACGACGACGGACTAATCCGTTTGAACCGTTACATTGCAAACTCAGGCATTTGTTCTCGTCGTAAAGCTGACGAGTTGATCGAAGCAGGGGTAATCAGCGTGAATGGTGAAGTAGTTACTGAATTAGGCTCAAAAGTTGACCCGGCAAAAGACGAAATCAGATATAACGATGAGCGTTTGAAGCGTGAGAAAATGGTTTATGTACTTTTAAATAAGCCAAAAGATTATATCACGACTACTGATGATCCGCAAGAACGTAAAACGGTAATGCACTTGGTTTCGAAAGCGACAAAAGAGCGTATTTACCCGGTTGGACGTTTAGATAGAAATACAACAGGCTTATTGTTGTTAACTAACGATGGTAATTTGGCTGAGAAACTTTCTCACCCAAGAAACAACATCAGCAAGATCTATCAAGTTGAGTTAAGCAAGAACTTAACACAAGGTGATTTCAACAAAATTCAGTTCGGTATTGAGTTGGAGGATGGATTTATCAAACCAGACGATCTTAGCTTCGTTGTAGGAGCTTCGAAACGTGAGATCGGTATTCAGATCCACAGCGGTAAAAACAGAATCGTACGTCGTATCTTTGAATCATTAGGATACGAGGTCGTAAAGCTTGACCGTGTAGTTTATGCAAACTTAACGAAAAAGGATCTTCCGCGTGGTCGTTGGAGATATCTAGAAGAAAAAGAAGTTGTTCAATTGAAACATTTGATGAAATAA
- a CDS encoding lytic transglycosylase domain-containing protein: MTDPFRKALDQSMMSQVIAAKELSKKNSKDDFYSQISFANETIPHEESFFRKRIDKYLSKFAYIKKPSNQIHKKADKLLPRIAKILKSYGIPEDFKYIAVVESSLSPSTTSHKGAGGYWQFMPATARLYGLRVDGTVDERLDLVKSTHAAAKYLKSLHAEFGDWTLAAAAYNVGGGSLRASLRRQKKDNYYELKLNAETAAYVYKIISMKTILENS; encoded by the coding sequence ATGACTGATCCTTTTAGAAAGGCCCTAGATCAGTCTATGATGTCCCAAGTCATTGCGGCTAAGGAACTATCAAAAAAGAATTCTAAGGATGATTTTTATAGCCAAATCTCCTTTGCAAACGAAACTATCCCCCACGAGGAGAGCTTTTTCAGAAAAAGAATAGACAAGTACTTAAGCAAGTTTGCCTATATTAAAAAGCCCTCAAATCAAATCCACAAGAAGGCGGACAAATTACTACCACGCATCGCAAAGATTCTTAAAAGTTATGGGATACCCGAAGACTTCAAGTACATTGCAGTTGTTGAAAGTAGTTTAAGTCCATCCACAACGTCGCATAAAGGTGCTGGCGGTTATTGGCAGTTTATGCCAGCAACGGCAAGACTTTACGGATTGCGCGTTGATGGTACTGTTGATGAACGTCTCGATCTCGTTAAATCAACACATGCTGCTGCCAAATATCTGAAATCGCTACATGCAGAATTCGGTGATTGGACTTTAGCTGCTGCTGCCTATAACGTAGGAGGAGGTAGTCTTCGCGCTTCATTAAGAAGACAGAAGAAAGATAATTACTACGAGCTAAAGCTTAATGCTGAAACAGCGGCGTATGTTTATAAAATCATTTCTATGAAAACTATCTTAGAAAATAGTTAG